One segment of Methanomassiliicoccales archaeon DNA contains the following:
- a CDS encoding aminotransferase class I/II-fold pyridoxal phosphate-dependent enzyme — protein MGFEYANRLKMLPPYLFAEIEDKVNKKKHEGVDIIDLGIGDPDLPTPSPIIEFIQKELEDPDNHRYPSSAGEAETRKAIAEWYQKRFGVEVDPNGEVAILIGSKEGLANICRAFVNPGEKVLSPDPAYPVYAQGAALLTDAVPIRFPLLAEKGFLPDVESLPTDARMIYLNYPNNPTGAVCDETFLLSASRWCVETDTIFCYDNAYSEMTFDDYVAPSALQVAQGDGTIEFGSLSKTFNMTGYRIGYAVGDADLISGLKKVKSQIDSGAPKFLQSSVKMALGQYKNAEKPQMVKDNIAVYQERRDVLVNGLRKLGFKLDLPKATFYLWMKVDGPSIKFADEMLKAGIVVTPGIGFGQNGEGYVRMATTQSVQRIEEALERMAKVL, from the coding sequence ATGGGATTCGAATACGCTAACAGATTGAAGATGTTGCCTCCTTATCTCTTCGCCGAGATAGAGGACAAGGTCAACAAAAAGAAGCATGAGGGTGTGGACATAATCGATCTCGGCATCGGCGATCCCGACCTGCCCACCCCTTCGCCGATCATCGAGTTCATCCAGAAGGAGCTGGAGGACCCAGACAATCACCGTTACCCATCCAGTGCCGGAGAGGCCGAGACCCGCAAGGCCATAGCCGAATGGTATCAAAAGCGCTTTGGCGTAGAGGTCGATCCCAACGGCGAGGTGGCCATACTCATCGGGAGCAAGGAAGGGCTGGCGAACATCTGCCGCGCTTTCGTGAACCCAGGGGAAAAGGTGCTCTCTCCAGACCCGGCCTATCCTGTATACGCTCAGGGCGCGGCGCTATTGACCGATGCCGTGCCAATACGCTTCCCGCTGCTGGCAGAGAAAGGATTTCTTCCGGACGTTGAATCCCTGCCAACGGACGCCCGCATGATCTACCTGAACTACCCTAACAATCCAACGGGGGCGGTGTGCGATGAGACGTTCCTGCTGTCCGCGTCACGCTGGTGCGTGGAGACGGACACCATATTCTGCTATGACAACGCCTACTCGGAGATGACCTTCGATGATTACGTTGCTCCGTCAGCGCTCCAGGTGGCCCAAGGGGATGGGACCATCGAGTTCGGTTCCCTCTCAAAAACGTTCAATATGACCGGGTACCGCATCGGATACGCGGTCGGGGATGCCGATCTCATATCCGGTCTGAAGAAGGTCAAATCACAGATCGACTCCGGCGCTCCCAAGTTCCTGCAGAGCTCAGTCAAAATGGCCCTGGGCCAATACAAGAACGCGGAAAAACCGCAGATGGTCAAGGACAACATCGCCGTCTACCAGGAGCGAAGGGATGTGCTGGTGAATGGTCTACGTAAACTGGGGTTCAAGCTGGATCTGCCGAAGGCGACGTTCTACCTGTGGATGAAGGTGGACGGTCCATCGATCAAGTTCGCCGATGAGATGCTCAAGGCTGGCATCGTGGTCACCCCGGGGATAGGGTTCGGGCAGAATGGCGAAGGGTACGTGCGCATGGCCACCACGCAATCCGTTCAGCGGATCGAGGAGGCCCTGGAGCGCATGGCCAAAGTGCTCTGA
- the dapF gene encoding diaminopimelate epimerase: MKFWKYHGLGNDFVLVENLDGKASKDPDHVKAVCHRRFGVGADGILYLEQSEKADYAMRVMNSDGSEAEMCGNGIRCLAKHIYDLGHISRTEMNIETPAGVMHIKVDVEDGKVSTATVDMGRPILDCPAIPMVCQGRFIDQPINAGGRELHGSAVSMGNPHLIIFDELDPEEMDRFGPLLERHELFPRKTNVEFVKSVDGVLELKVYERGAGWTMACGTGACATTVVAALLGKAHFDEEVQVRLPGGSLWIRVWKDLSKVTMRGPASLVFKGQM, translated from the coding sequence ATGAAGTTCTGGAAGTATCATGGGTTGGGCAACGATTTCGTGCTGGTCGAGAATCTGGACGGAAAGGCGTCCAAGGACCCGGACCACGTTAAGGCGGTCTGTCACCGGCGATTCGGGGTGGGTGCGGACGGTATCCTCTACCTAGAACAGAGCGAAAAGGCCGATTACGCCATGCGAGTGATGAACTCGGACGGCTCCGAAGCGGAGATGTGCGGAAACGGCATACGCTGTCTGGCCAAGCATATCTACGATCTAGGACACATTTCTAGAACTGAAATGAACATAGAGACACCGGCGGGCGTGATGCACATCAAGGTCGATGTGGAGGACGGCAAGGTCTCCACCGCCACGGTGGACATGGGCAGGCCGATATTAGACTGTCCGGCCATCCCCATGGTCTGTCAGGGACGTTTCATAGATCAGCCGATAAATGCCGGTGGCCGGGAACTGCATGGTAGCGCGGTCTCCATGGGGAACCCCCACCTGATAATCTTCGACGAACTGGACCCGGAGGAGATGGACCGATTCGGCCCATTATTGGAGAGGCACGAGCTTTTTCCCCGCAAGACAAATGTAGAATTCGTTAAATCGGTGGATGGGGTATTGGAGCTTAAGGTCTACGAAAGAGGGGCCGGATGGACAATGGCCTGCGGGACTGGTGCTTGCGCCACCACGGTGGTCGCTGCTCTGCTGGGTAAGGCGCACTTCGACGAGGAGGTGCAGGTGAGATTGCCCGGAGGTAGCCTGTGGATCAGGGTCTGGAAAGACCTTTCCAAGGTGACCATGCGCGGCCCCGCCAGCTTGGTGTTCAAAGGTCAGATGTGA
- the lysA gene encoding diaminopimelate decarboxylase, translated as MRKFQSKKDEMIIGGMSTTKIAERFGTPVMVTDETALRENYRAIYKAFNDKFPTRINYACKANTNLSILRILEQEGSSIDAVSIGEVESCLRAGFVPERILYTGVSVSDKEMRAVAERKVPINVDSVNQMRRLAGMNPKHPISLRVNPDVGSGHSQKVVTGTKGAKFGIPKEEIISAYAEAIELGFVPRGLHAHTGSGGRDPAVFGRVTEVMVEIFERIRSELGLKLEFLDIGGGMGIPYRPEEESMDLDAVAAEVASKIKGSGVRTLLIEPGRYIVADTTVLLTKVNDVKSTPVRDYALVDAGFNTLIRPAFYDSYHHVAVANRFDQAADVKYDVAGPICESGDYLAKERMLPRVQVGDILSVYDVGAYGFAMSSNYNSRPRCAEVLVLDGKASLIREREEVSDMFRHQKVPARLRE; from the coding sequence ATGAGAAAATTTCAGAGCAAGAAGGACGAAATGATCATTGGCGGCATGTCGACCACTAAGATCGCCGAGCGTTTCGGAACTCCGGTCATGGTTACAGACGAGACCGCGCTGCGGGAGAACTACAGGGCGATATACAAGGCATTCAACGACAAGTTCCCCACTAGGATTAACTACGCCTGCAAGGCCAACACCAATCTGAGCATACTGCGGATACTGGAGCAGGAAGGTTCCAGCATAGACGCCGTATCCATCGGAGAGGTGGAATCGTGCCTTCGCGCCGGCTTCGTCCCGGAGCGTATCCTATACACCGGGGTCAGCGTTTCTGACAAGGAGATGCGAGCCGTGGCCGAAAGAAAGGTCCCTATCAACGTAGACTCCGTTAACCAGATGCGTCGTTTGGCGGGTATGAACCCAAAGCACCCCATATCCCTGCGTGTCAACCCGGACGTCGGTTCCGGGCACTCGCAGAAGGTGGTCACCGGGACCAAGGGGGCCAAGTTCGGTATTCCCAAGGAAGAGATAATCTCCGCTTATGCTGAGGCCATAGAGCTTGGCTTCGTGCCCAGGGGCCTGCACGCCCACACCGGGTCCGGGGGACGCGACCCTGCCGTGTTCGGCCGGGTCACCGAAGTGATGGTGGAGATATTCGAACGGATACGCTCTGAACTGGGGCTCAAACTGGAGTTCCTGGACATAGGTGGGGGCATGGGCATACCTTATCGTCCGGAGGAAGAAAGCATGGACCTGGACGCGGTGGCCGCGGAGGTCGCATCCAAGATCAAGGGGAGCGGGGTCAGAACACTGCTCATCGAACCAGGGCGCTACATCGTGGCCGATACCACCGTCCTACTGACCAAGGTGAACGACGTCAAGTCCACACCAGTGCGCGATTACGCTCTGGTGGATGCAGGTTTCAACACGCTCATCAGACCGGCCTTCTACGATTCCTATCATCATGTCGCCGTGGCCAACCGCTTCGATCAGGCGGCCGATGTCAAGTACGATGTGGCCGGGCCGATATGCGAGAGCGGGGATTACCTGGCCAAGGAACGCATGCTGCCCAGGGTACAGGTTGGCGACATTCTTTCAGTTTACGATGTCGGTGCCTACGGCTTCGCCATGTCATCCAACTACAATTCGAGGCCACGTTGCGCCGAGGTGCTGGTGTTGGACGGTAAGGCGTCGCTCATCCGGGAAAGGGAGGAGGTCTCGGACATGTTCCGCCACCAGAAGGTTCCGGCGAGGTTGAGAGAATGA
- a CDS encoding aspartate kinase, with the protein MRKVMKFGGTSMGGAEAMSRTADIIMGYDCQRAVVVSAMSGVTNSLLEIMTDNRKEVPDYLSWLRAKHLDTARENISADHMSEYLDELEHRLVELGRLIHLFRQDEGRIMFQDALSSWGERLSSLTLSYILRSRGVESVAVTSEDIGIVANGPPGNGSADLLATEANLRRTLVPLLQAGCVPIITGYYGCDQRGRPLTFGRGGSDYSAAVVGYGVDADEVEIWTDVDGFMSADPRVVKTARTITEMDYGEAAELAYFGAKVLHPRTIEPAKRKGVAVMVKNTFNPRGKGTRIHGLNRRGSDMLRSVALKTGLAIVKVYSSELVYQPELVARIVGSICSNGISIYAVSTSLSTLAVAVPSESVGEVCERLHGFRDEVEAVKVKEDVALICAVGDGMLEICGVSAKIFTAAADVGANVELISEGASDIALNFMVGDAKAVEVIRRLHELYIGA; encoded by the coding sequence GTGAGGAAGGTCATGAAGTTCGGCGGCACCAGCATGGGTGGGGCCGAGGCAATGTCCCGAACTGCCGACATCATTATGGGGTACGATTGCCAGCGAGCAGTGGTGGTCTCCGCCATGTCAGGAGTGACCAATTCGCTTCTCGAGATCATGACCGATAACAGAAAAGAGGTGCCGGATTATCTGTCATGGCTCAGAGCTAAGCATCTTGATACTGCACGAGAGAACATCTCCGCGGACCATATGTCCGAATACCTCGACGAGCTGGAGCATCGCCTGGTTGAACTAGGCCGTCTGATACATCTCTTCCGCCAGGACGAGGGCCGGATCATGTTCCAGGACGCCCTGTCCAGCTGGGGAGAGAGGCTCTCCTCGCTCACCCTTTCTTACATATTGCGCAGCCGGGGCGTGGAATCAGTGGCCGTGACCTCCGAGGACATCGGCATCGTGGCAAATGGCCCGCCCGGAAATGGGAGCGCGGACCTGCTGGCAACAGAAGCCAATTTGCGGAGGACCCTGGTCCCCCTGCTGCAGGCGGGATGCGTACCTATCATAACCGGTTACTACGGGTGTGATCAACGAGGAAGACCGCTCACCTTCGGCCGGGGTGGTTCCGATTACTCAGCCGCGGTCGTAGGCTATGGCGTGGACGCTGACGAAGTGGAGATATGGACCGATGTCGACGGCTTCATGTCCGCCGATCCCCGGGTGGTGAAGACCGCTCGCACCATTACCGAGATGGATTACGGCGAGGCTGCTGAGCTAGCATACTTCGGTGCCAAGGTGTTGCATCCTCGGACCATCGAGCCGGCCAAACGTAAGGGGGTGGCCGTGATGGTCAAGAACACCTTCAATCCTCGGGGCAAGGGTACCCGGATACACGGTCTGAACCGGCGAGGCAGCGATATGTTGAGGAGCGTAGCCCTGAAGACCGGGCTGGCCATAGTCAAAGTTTACTCATCCGAACTAGTCTATCAGCCGGAACTGGTGGCCAGGATAGTAGGGTCCATCTGCTCCAACGGGATATCCATATACGCTGTTTCCACCTCCCTTTCCACGTTGGCCGTGGCAGTACCGTCGGAATCGGTGGGTGAGGTATGCGAGCGTCTGCATGGGTTCCGGGATGAAGTGGAGGCGGTCAAGGTCAAGGAGGATGTTGCCCTCATATGCGCCGTTGGCGATGGCATGCTGGAGATCTGCGGGGTGTCGGCAAAGATATTCACTGCGGCGGCGGACGTCGGTGCCAATGTCGAACTGATCTCCGAGGGCGCATCGGACATCGCCCTGAACTTCATGGTAGGCGACGCCAAGGCCGTCGAGGTTATCAGGAGATTGCACGAACTGTACATAGGTGCTTGA